A window of Enterobacter ludwigii genomic DNA:
GGCACGCAAATCAGGCTGCACGGCCAGCGATGTCGCCTCCAGCATCATCGCCAGCGTCATGCCGTTGTTCTGACTGCGCAAAGTAACCAGCGCTTCGCGCTGGGTGTCCGTCAGGGAGGCGAACACGGGCTGTTGATACCAGTCAGTAAAGACTTTATCCAGCGGTTCAGTACGAAAACGCTGTGCCCAGCGGCGATCAGATACCCGCCGCCTGTTGCGCTCTTCGTCATCCTGCAGACCCGGATGCCCACCTTCCACAATCACCCCCAGCAGCCCCTGTGGCTGCTGGCAGGCATGGAACATCGCAACGCGGCCGCCGAGGGAGTACCCGATAAGCCAGAAGTTAAGTATGTTGTAACTAAACAAGGTTCGGGTGAGCATATTGCTCATCTCGTTGAACCCCGTCACGCCAATGCTCCCGGATCCACCGTGACCCGGCAGGTCCAGGTACAGCCGGGGATAATTGCTGAGCATCTCGCCAACGACCTGCCACTCACGGCAATCCCCGGAGAAACCGTGCAAAAAGACCAGCCAGGGATAACCTGGTTTTCCAGCCTGTTGCACACCCGAGAGGATCACAGCTGGCTCACCTGTGCCAGCAGGCTTTGCAGCATCTGCGCGCCGTCAGCATCATTCACCACCAGCTCAATCAACGTTGCTCCCGGCTGTTTCCAGGCGGTGCTCAGCGCTATATCAAGCTGTTCCCAGTTTTCCGGGCGATGGTATTTCAGGCTGAACATCGCCGCGGCGTGTTCAAACTGGACATTCTGCGGCATCAGGTAAAAGCGTTCACGCTCGCTTTGCGGCGTTGGCAAGAGAGAGAAGATCTGCCCGCCGTTGTTGTTGACCAGAATCAGCACAAACGGGGCCGACGCCTGTCGTAGCAGCGCCAGCGCGTTGAGATCGTAGAGTGCAGAGAGATCGCCCACGATTGCCAGCGTCGATTTCGCGCTGGCGCGCTGCACGCCTGCAGCCGTTGAGATCAGCCCATCAATGCCGCTCGCGCCACGGTTGCTGTAAACCGGGTAACCCGCAGGCAGCTGCGAAAACGCGTCAATCAGGCGGACAACGAGGCTATTTCCGACAAACAGTTGCCCCTGCTCAGGCAGATACTGGCGAATACGGTGCGCCAGTCCGGCCTCGCTAAACGCTTCACAATGCGCTTTGGTGAGCTCCCACGCCTGACGCGAAAGTTCCGGGATCGCAACGGCCCAGGGTTTGCGTTTTTCCGCCGGATGGAGCGTAAGCCAGGTGTCGATACTGCTGACCAGACGACGCCCGCGATGGTGCGCCGGGTCGAGCCGCCCTTCCAGCGGATCCACCAGCCAGTATTCTTCCGGGGTGCACGTTGCCTGCCATTGCAGTAATCGCTTACCGGTTAGGCTTGAGCCAAGCTGGACAACAATCTGCGCCTGTGAAAGCTCAGTGACGGCTTTCGCATTCCCCAACCAGAGATCGGCGCACGGCAGCGGCTGACCGGTCTGGGAGAGCACGTCACCAATCAGCGGCCAGCCAAGTGTTTGCGCCCATTCAGCAACCCATTTTCCTTCAGCAGCGCTCATGCGCCCGGCGATAACCACGCCGCGTTTTTGCCGCCAGAAGAACCAGTC
This region includes:
- the menH gene encoding 2-succinyl-6-hydroxy-2,4-cyclohexadiene-1-carboxylate synthase, coding for MILSGVQQAGKPGYPWLVFLHGFSGDCREWQVVGEMLSNYPRLYLDLPGHGGSGSIGVTGFNEMSNMLTRTLFSYNILNFWLIGYSLGGRVAMFHACQQPQGLLGVIVEGGHPGLQDDEERNRRRVSDRRWAQRFRTEPLDKVFTDWYQQPVFASLTDTQREALVTLRSQNNGMTLAMMLEATSLAVQPDLRAALSARNFPFEYLYGEHDDKFAALAAELNAVRHAIPNAGHNAHRENPGAVAACLAQILRLR
- the menD gene encoding 2-succinyl-5-enolpyruvyl-6-hydroxy-3-cyclohexene-1-carboxylic-acid synthase, producing MSVSSFNRRWAAVILEALTRHGVRHVCIAPGSRSTPLTLAAAENRAFIHHTHFDERGLGHLALGLAKVSKEPVAVIVTSGTAVANLYPALIEAGLTGEKLILLTADRPPELIDCGANQAIRQPGLFSSHPSQAISLPRPTQDIPASWLVSTVDHAMETLRSGALHINCPFAEPLYGELDNTGLEWQHSLGDWWVSEKPWLREQTHLESAKQRDWFFWRQKRGVVIAGRMSAAEGKWVAEWAQTLGWPLIGDVLSQTGQPLPCADLWLGNAKAVTELSQAQIVVQLGSSLTGKRLLQWQATCTPEEYWLVDPLEGRLDPAHHRGRRLVSSIDTWLTLHPAEKRKPWAVAIPELSRQAWELTKAHCEAFSEAGLAHRIRQYLPEQGQLFVGNSLVVRLIDAFSQLPAGYPVYSNRGASGIDGLISTAAGVQRASAKSTLAIVGDLSALYDLNALALLRQASAPFVLILVNNNGGQIFSLLPTPQSERERFYLMPQNVQFEHAAAMFSLKYHRPENWEQLDIALSTAWKQPGATLIELVVNDADGAQMLQSLLAQVSQL